A part of Pseudochaenichthys georgianus chromosome 23, fPseGeo1.2, whole genome shotgun sequence genomic DNA contains:
- the LOC117468321 gene encoding muscarinic acetylcholine receptor M2-like: MDVFNFTYWNASEGNGTEVVEESESAYKTVEVVFIVLVAGSLSLVTVIGNILVMLSIKVNRNLQTVNNYFLFSLACADLIIGLCSMNLYTVYIVMGYWPLGPVVCDLWLALDYVVSNASVMNLLIISFDRYFCVTKPLSYPVKRTTKMAGMMIAGAWVLSFILWAPAILFWQFIVGGRTVPERECYIQFFSNAAVTFGTAIAAFYLPVIIMIQLYWQISRASKSRVKKDVRKPSAAKPEPLMPAQRNNTPKPNNNNVQGEDTGGCQSQNAKDGANQHDGKLQNGKGPSSTNAEGETEGDDVTRENCAPGEEKESSNESTSGSVAASNQKDEEAAPSAANSSAETSQPLPRQRAKAGGSKLTCIKIKSKSPKGDCYTPTNATVEIVPASERQNHVARKIVKMTKQPPKKKKGPPSREKKVTRTIMAILVAFVATWTPYNVMVLINTFCSSCIPNTMWTIGYWLCYINSTINPACYALCNVTFKKTFKHLLLCQYKNSRSAR; encoded by the coding sequence ATGGATGTATTTAATTTCACTTACTGGAATGCCTCCGAAGGCAATGGCACAGAAGTTGTGGAAGAGAGCGAAAGCGCCTACAAGACTGTGGAGGTGGTGTTCATCGTGTTGGTGGCCGGTTCTCTCAGTTTGGTTACAGTTATTGGAAATATCCTGGTCATGCTTTCCATCAAAGTTAATAGGAACTTACAGACGGTCAACAACTACTTTTTATTCAGCCTCGCATGTGCTGACCTGATTATTGGACTGTGCTCTATGAACTTGTACACAGTCTACATCGTAATGGGCTACTGGCCCCTGGGCCCGGTGGTGTGCGACTTGTGGTTGGCCTTGGATTATGTTGTTAGCAATGCGTCTGTCATGAATCTTCTCATCATAAGCTTTGACAGATATTTCTGTGTCACCAAGCCCCTTAGCTACCCTGTCAAGAGGACCACCAAGATGGCGGGAATGATGATTGCAGGAGCCTGGGTCCTGTCTTTCATCCTGTGGGCACCAGCTATTCTCTTCTGGCAGTTCATTGTCGGTGGGCGGACAGTGCCTGAGAGGGAGTGCTACATACAGTTCTTCTCCAATGCTGCAGTCACTTTTGGCACCGCCATTGCCGCCTTTTACCTGCCTGTCATCATCATGATTCAGCTCTACTGGCAGATCTCCAGAGCAAGCAAGAGCCGCGTGAAGAAGGATGTCCGCAAGCCCTCAGCAGCCAAACCAGAGCCCCTGATGCCTGCTCAGAGGAATAACACTCCAAAACCCAACAATAACAACGTACAGGGGGAGGACACAGGTGGCTGCCAGAGCCAGAATGCCAAGGATGGAGCTAACCAGCACGATGGAAAACTGCAAAATGGCAAGGGACCTTCCTCGACAAATGCTGAGGGAGAAACCGAAGGTGACGATGTGACGAGGGAGAACTGCGCTCCTGGAGAAGAGAAGGAAAGCTCCAATGAATCAACATCTGGCAGTGTGGCTGCGTCCAATCAGAAGGATGAAGAGGCGGCACCCTCCGCCGCTAACTCCAGTGCTGAAACGAGCCAGCCCCTCCCCCGCCAGCGAGCCAAGGCAGGGGGCTCCAAGCTGACCTGTATCAAGATCAAGAGTAAATCGCCCAAGGGTGACTGCTACACCCCAACAAATGCCACAGTTGAGATCGTCCCGGCCTCAGAGCGGCAGAATCACGTGGCGCGGAAGATCGTGAAGATGACAAAGCAACCTCCCAAGAAGAAGAAAGGACCGCCATCACGGGAGAAAAAAGTGACCCGCACCATAATGGCCATCCTGGTAGCTTTTGTTGCAACCTGGACTCCTTACAATGTGATGGTGCTTATAAACACCTTCTGctcaagctgcatccccaacacaATGTGGACTATCGGCTACTGGCTGTGCTACATCAACAGCACCATCAACCCAGCCTGCTACGCTCTGTGCAATGTCACGTTCAAAAAGACATTCAAGCACCTTCTCCTCTGCCAATATAAAAATAGTAGGTCCGCCAGATAA
- the ptn gene encoding pleiotrophin isoform X2: MLPFCARMNGQKQWTRVAVMALLVITVMAGEGGKAEKQGKKERKSDCGDWQWSVCVANEGDCGLGTREGTRTGTDCKQTIKTQRCKIPCNWKKKFGGECKYDFQAWGECDLATGKKNRTGVLKRALLDATCAATVTATKPCGKIPKTKLQDAKKQKKDGKKRDRTQMD, translated from the exons AATGAATGGACAGAAGCAGTGGACACGGGTGGCCGTGATGGCACTCCTGGTGATCACAGTGATGGCAGGAGAAGGAGGCAAAGCAGAGAAACAAG GAAAGAAAGAACGCAAGTCAGATTGTGGCGATTGGCAGTGGAGCGTGTGTGTAGCCAACGAAGGAGACTGTGGACTCGGCACCAGGGAGGGAACACGCACCGGCACCGACTGCAAGCAGACCATCAAGACCCAACGCTGCAAGATCCCCTGCAACTGGAAGAAGAAGTTTGGAG GGGAGTGCAAGTATGACTTCCAGGCTTGGGGGGAGTGCGATCTGGCGACGGGAAAGAAGAACAGAACAGGTGTGCTGAAGCGAGCGCTCCTCGATGCAACCTGCGCCGCCACTGTCACAGCCACCAAGCCCTGTGGGAAAATCCCCAAGACTAAGCTGCAAG ATGCAAAGAAGCAAAAGAAGGACGGCAAGAAGCGAGATCGCACCCAAATGGACTAA
- the ptn gene encoding pleiotrophin isoform X1, with amino-acid sequence MNGQKQWTRVAVMALLVITVMAGEGGKAEKQGKKERKSDCGDWQWSVCVANEGDCGLGTREGTRTGTDCKQTIKTQRCKIPCNWKKKFGGECKYDFQAWGECDLATGKKNRTGVLKRALLDATCAATVTATKPCGKIPKTKLQDAKKQKKDGKKRDRTQMD; translated from the exons ATGAATGGACAGAAGCAGTGGACACGGGTGGCCGTGATGGCACTCCTGGTGATCACAGTGATGGCAGGAGAAGGAGGCAAAGCAGAGAAACAAG GAAAGAAAGAACGCAAGTCAGATTGTGGCGATTGGCAGTGGAGCGTGTGTGTAGCCAACGAAGGAGACTGTGGACTCGGCACCAGGGAGGGAACACGCACCGGCACCGACTGCAAGCAGACCATCAAGACCCAACGCTGCAAGATCCCCTGCAACTGGAAGAAGAAGTTTGGAG GGGAGTGCAAGTATGACTTCCAGGCTTGGGGGGAGTGCGATCTGGCGACGGGAAAGAAGAACAGAACAGGTGTGCTGAAGCGAGCGCTCCTCGATGCAACCTGCGCCGCCACTGTCACAGCCACCAAGCCCTGTGGGAAAATCCCCAAGACTAAGCTGCAAG ATGCAAAGAAGCAAAAGAAGGACGGCAAGAAGCGAGATCGCACCCAAATGGACTAA